A window of Hymenobacter siberiensis genomic DNA:
CCACGGAGCGCTCCTGGTTCAGCACCGCGTACTTGGGAAACCGCAGGCCGTATTGCAGGTTGAGGAATACGCGGCTGCGGTCGCGCACGCCCTTGGCTACCACCGCCCGGCGCGGCACCGGCCGCAGCACCATGGTGTAGCTATGAAACAGGGCCGCCGAGTCGGCTTTGCGCACCGTGAGGCGGTAGGCGCGGGTGGCCGAGGCCCCGGCCACATCGGTAGCCGTGTACTGCCACAGCTCGGTGCCGGAAGTGGCGCGGGCCGAAAACTGATTAACGAAAAGCGTTTCGCTGATAGAGTGGCCGTTGGTATTGCCTACCTGCGGCGTAATCAGTGAGTCGAGGTAGGTAATTTCCTGCTTAGCAGGCGCGTTTTTGGGGTCAAAGGACGACAGGGGCACCGGGTAGGTGATGGGCTTAAGGCCGGGGTCATAAGTCACCTTGATGGTCAGACGCTTGAGCATATTGTCGTTGCCCACGGCATAGGCCCGGGTCGTGAGCGTGTCGTTCGGCTGCACGGTCTTGTTGCTGGAGGTCAGCGTGGAAATACCAACAAAATCGAGCTGGACCGGGCGAGCGGTTTTGGAGCAGGAGGCCAGCAGCACGGGCAGGCAAAGCAACAGGAGGCGAAAACGCATAATGCAAAGGTAACGGGGGCTACGGCCTGCAACCGTGCTGCCGCCGAATGTTACCTTTAACGCTCAGTTCCCATCCTTTATTTCGATTTTGTCCTTATTTCCTATGCGTTTACGCTTTTTAGCCCTGGCGGCCTTGCTGGCCGCCAATGGCCCGGCCCTGGTGCCGGGCCTCACCCTCCCCCTCGCCCACGCGCAGCAGAAGCTGCCCCTGACCTTAGAAGATATCTGGGCCAAGCCCACGTTTCGCTCGGCCTCGGTGCCGGGCTTCAACTGGATGAACGACGGCCGCTACTACTCGGCGCTGGACAACGGCAGCCTGGTGCAGTACGAAGTGACCACCGGCAAAGCCGTGCAAACCCTGGTAACCGCCGCCGAGCTGGAGCTGGGCGGCGCGGCGCTCAAGGTTGATGGCTACTCCTTCAATGCCAACGAGCAGAAAATCCTGTTCACCACGGGCACTGAGCCTATTTACCGGCGCAGCGCCCGCGCCAGCTACTACGTATTCGACCGCGGCAGCAAGAAGCTGACGCCCCTGAGCGCCGGTGGCAAGCAGGGCTATGCCACGTTTTCGCCCGATGGCCGACGCGTGGCCTTCACCCGTGACAACAACGTGTACGTGACCGACCTGGCCACGATGCAGGAAACCGCCGTGACCACGAATGGCCTGAAAAACAACATCATCAACGGCTCGGCCGACTGGGTGTACGAAGAGGAGTTTGGCTTCGCGCAGGGCTTTTTCTGGTCGCCGGACAGCCGGCAGCTGGCTTTTTACACCTTCGATGAAAGCCAGGTGCCCGAGTACGACATGCAGGAATGGGGTGGGCTTTATCCCAAGGAATACCGCTTCAAATACCCCAAGGCCGGCGAGAAAAACTCGGTGGTACTGGTGAGCAGCTACGACGTGGCCAGCGCCCGCACCACCAAGCTGGACGTGGGCCCCGTGGCCGACCAGTACATCCCGCGCGTGCAGTGGACGCGGGTGCCCAACACGCTCAGCATTCAGCGCCTCAACCGCTTACAGAACAAGCTCGAAATTCTGCACGGCGATGCCACTACCGGCAAAACCAAAGTGGTGCTCACGGACACCAACCCCGCCTACGTTGAGATAAACGACGATTTGAACTACCTCGAAGGCGGCAAACAGTTCCTCTTCACCAGTGAGAAGGACGGCTACCAGCACCTCTACCTGCACGACATGGACGGCAAGCCCGTGCGCCAGCTCACGAAGGGCAACTGGGAAATCTCGGCCATCAACGGCTTCGATGCCAAAACCGGCTTCGTGTACTACACCAGCACCGAAGGCTCGGCCCTGCAGCGCCACCTCTACCGCGTGAACCTGAGCGGCAACGGCAAAGAGCGCATCAGCGAAAATGGTCCGGGCACCGACGTGGTGAACATGAGCCCCGACACGAAGTATTTCCTGAACGTGCATTCGGCGGCGGGCGTGCCGGCCATGACCAGCCTGCGCGAAGGCGGCACTGGCAAGCTGGTGAAAACCCTGGAGGACAACGCCAAGCTGAAGCAAACCCTGACGCAGTACGACCTGGGCAAGCTCGAATTCATCACGTTCAAAACCACCGAAGGCGTGGAGCTGAACGCCTGGATGATGAAGCCCAGCAACTTCGACCCCGCCAAAAAATACCCCGTGCTGATGCACGTGTATGGTGGCCCCAGTTTCGGCAGCGGCAGCACCCAAACGGTGCTGGATAACACCGGCGGCGGCACGGCCCTCACCAACTACCTCTGGCACCAGCTGCTGGCCGAAAAGGGCTACATCGTGGTTTCGGTGGAAAACCGGGGCACTTCGGGCCGGGGCTCGGCCTTCCGGAAGGCCACGTATGCCAATTTGGGCAAGCTCGAAACCATCGACCAGGGCGAAGGCGCCAAGTACCTGGCCACGCTGCCCTACGTGGATAAATCCCGCATCGGCATCTGGGGCTGGAGCTACGGCGGCTACATGACCTCGCTGGCCATGACCAAAAACGCCGACCTCTTCAAGATGGGCATCGCCGTGGCCCCGGTCACGAACTGGCGCTATTACGACACCGTGTACACGGAGCGCTACCTGAAAACGCCCCAGGAAAACCCGGGCGGCTACGACGATAACTCGCCCGTGCA
This region includes:
- a CDS encoding S9 family peptidase translates to MRLRFLALAALLAANGPALVPGLTLPLAHAQQKLPLTLEDIWAKPTFRSASVPGFNWMNDGRYYSALDNGSLVQYEVTTGKAVQTLVTAAELELGGAALKVDGYSFNANEQKILFTTGTEPIYRRSARASYYVFDRGSKKLTPLSAGGKQGYATFSPDGRRVAFTRDNNVYVTDLATMQETAVTTNGLKNNIINGSADWVYEEEFGFAQGFFWSPDSRQLAFYTFDESQVPEYDMQEWGGLYPKEYRFKYPKAGEKNSVVLVSSYDVASARTTKLDVGPVADQYIPRVQWTRVPNTLSIQRLNRLQNKLEILHGDATTGKTKVVLTDTNPAYVEINDDLNYLEGGKQFLFTSEKDGYQHLYLHDMDGKPVRQLTKGNWEISAINGFDAKTGFVYYTSTEGSALQRHLYRVNLSGNGKERISENGPGTDVVNMSPDTKYFLNVHSAAGVPAMTSLREGGTGKLVKTLEDNAKLKQTLTQYDLGKLEFITFKTTEGVELNAWMMKPSNFDPAKKYPVLMHVYGGPSFGSGSTQTVLDNTGGGTALTNYLWHQLLAEKGYIVVSVENRGTSGRGSAFRKATYANLGKLETIDQGEGAKYLATLPYVDKSRIGIWGWSYGGYMTSLAMTKNADLFKMGIAVAPVTNWRYYDTVYTERYLKTPQENPGGYDDNSPVQFAQNMRGKFLLVHGTGDDNVHFQNSIAFVDALIKANKDYQTLYYPNRNHGISGGNTRLHLYRQMTNFVLQNL